ATAATGGTATTGGGAGCTCTCAGCCATTTACCACTTACCAGTGAATGACTCCACAGGGCAACTGGAGGGTAAATGCCTTGCTTTTGGGCACCTCCGTCAAAGGCACCTCTGCTGGGAGAGCATTGCTCGTTCCCCATGCAGTCGCATTTTCCTGAAGCAGATCGAAAGTGGCGACTCGCCGTTCTCATGTTACCACAGTCTCcatcctatatatatatattcaacagTAAGTGGCGGTAATATAGCAGCAAGCTAAATGAGTGGGGACCACTGGCTCATTATTTCCTAACATCATGGTCAGGTCAGCTCTGAGAGGGGACTGAAATGCCCAGCAGTGCTCAAGGTGCCCCTTCAGAAATCCCTTGCATGCTGATGCAGACTGTATTTTTAGGGTTTTGGAAACTAAATACGTGGATGGGAGTGAaggatttttttctgttcttgttTTGCCCCAGCAATAACCAGTATTTTATAACCGCGTTGACTTCTGAGAAATAGAACGCTGCTGAGGCTGTTGCATGGGGCGTGTCGTCGCATCTAAGGAAAAGGTCAAGGAGGGAAAAAGAAATGATACATCTGGATCCCCCGCGAGTCGCTAAATCCTTAAATTGTTGTAAGAGGAATTAACAAATTGAGCCAGTAAACCCACTGCGAACCAACATGCATTCATAATTTAAAACGCCTGCTGCACGTGGGAGTGCGGCTTCGGTTActgttggatgtgtgtgtgggtgggaaaTACATTGTGCCTGTTTGTGAGGGGCGTGTTGGAGAGAATGgctgaggaaaaataaataaaagagcaaagggccagagagctTAAGAAAATACAATGTCCCAAGTGATCGTTTTTGGGGGCGAAGGGTCAATGCATTTTACAAGAGATCATCTGAGAATGCTGTGGCCcagtgaaacagagagataCAAGAGCCCgggatggagggaaaaaaaatcaggcaGAGACAAAAGCAGGAGATAAGGAGGTTTGTCTCTGCctcagattacattttttgtcttcGGCCTTGCTGACAACAAAACAATACCCTGCCTCTGTTGTGGCTTTATGTGGGAATTCTCTGAAAAATGTGaccacacacaaagagaacGCTAACAATGACAGATACTTCTAACTTACTCGTTTGAAATCCATCCGTCTCCGAGCACAACAGCCCCCCTCTGTAATCAAGCTTTATTGCAGTAATTATTCGTGCTAATATTTCTAATGAGCatctattaaaaaacaaagctgcCCAGTACAATACCTGCTGCCTGCCACAGTTAATGGTGCGGGGCCCCTCCTGCATATAAATGAGGGTTTGCTCTGTAGATGTATAGAGGCGGCTGTTTGGGTTAATTAGTGGGAACCTGGTTTCCCGTGGTGAAGAGAACCTGTGGAGCCCTCCTCTTGGACTGGTGGGATATAATGAATAGTGCAGATCTGTTGGCGGTGCTGTCTGCTCCGGCAGCAGGCAGCAGTTCTGCTCTGATGCCAGACGAGTTTCACAGCCTAATGGTCTGCGAGTGCAGCTCTCGTGTGTGGAGGCTCCGTATCATGAGTTCAAGTGGAGCAGAGGTTTGATTTTGTTATCGGCGGTTGTGCCTTTGACGGCACCGAGTTCGGTTACTGAAATTATTCATAATCAGGGTCAAAGACGGGCGGGAGTAGATCCCAGTGAGCGAGGCAGGGAGACGTCTTGAACATATCTGTGGCCATTTACCATGAATAAAACTAATTCAGAGACAGACTGGGATTCACTTctctttcatttaattaatgAGAAGGTAAATGTAAATGGATAAtatttataaagtgcttttccAGTCTTTCGTACAAGCCCTTTTATATCCACACACTTTTCATACAATGTTGGGAGAGGCATCATGGGCAATGTGAGGTttagtgtcttgcccaaggacactccagactggagcagctggggatcgaacctcTTTTACACCAATATTAGCGGGTACACACAGGGATTTAAATGTGGGTAAAACCGCTCAATAGATGCGATTGACTCCTTTCCCTTTGTCTATCAAGTTTTCTTTTTACCCCAGTGTGTCATAATTCgacaaaagaaacaaaggtGTTCTCTCACCATCTTGCCAATTTAGCACATTCACCCTGgttgtcatgtttccatcatttGACCAGTGTGTGGATTCTGATTGTATAAATTCCCAtcgcagacaaaagccagatgttagtgtgTTTTTTCACCAGTGGATAAGGGGCTTTAGTGACATGGGTGAGGCCTCTCGAGCCACATCCACCACAGGCAGTCAAGACCAATGCTTTGTGTCCTGTGTTCTCATCTCATGACCAAAAATACTTAATATCACCAAGAATTGATTTATCTTGGGGGAAAATAGTGTCATATCATATTTAGCAGTTCAAATTCAGCATTTTTCATACGAATTCTCAGTTTTACCAAAATCTAAATACTGCACACCTCTCTCCGTGAGTGACTGGTACAATAACTGAATTATATAATAACACTGACAAGAAATTGGATCAGTCACATGAGAGCCCATACCCGATCTCCTTAGATTTGAAGTGCCAGGACTGATTCAGAGTATCTGATTGGTGTGTCCCTAATAAACAGATAATATTGTTACATAGAGAACTTATGTAATCAGCAGAACATGGGGGTGTAACAATGAGAGCAATCCTCAGAAGTTTTTGACTCTTAAACTTTTTCTTAATCTGTTCATGATATTTCCAGTTCCAGCTGCATTTTTCCACAGTGAGATTCTGCCGTGCCTGTTTTTGGACTGAAAGCTCCTTCATGCTCCTGTGGAGGATTAAGATTATGCTCTCCCACAGTTCCCTGCAGTCGATTCACAGAAGccaaacatgcaaactccataAGCAGAACATTGACCAAAGAGATTTGAatcttctctctcctgcagtgaGTTTCAGACAAACCCTAAACTCCAGGGATCCTCCAGAGTTTCTAACGGAGGAgatgcatgtgtgaacacatgtGTCCGAGTGAGAGCCTCAGGAGTTTCTGCAGAGGTATAAAATCTGCAGTACCTCTGGAAGAGCTGCTCTGAGTACATAGCAGTAGATTCTCTGTAGGTATAAGAGCTGACACCAGAGTCGGTCTGCTTTAAATACAATCATGTGATATCCATAGCAGAATGAATAGGTTTCTTCATCCCTCCACCTGTTTCTCCACACCTCACGTGAATCCtgcggaggatttgttgcttttgtcaatgtgtctgagcagagaaccgcctgttgtgttgtgcatgtgtgaaagaaaaacttaGGAGGGAGTCCTAACCCCAGTTTTGCAGAGTTCTTCCGGAGAACTTCACTGATGGTATGTTACTTCTCCAGCCTCTCACTGTGGCCTGCCAACCTTTGCTGTTCAACGTTCCATTGGCCCAACAGTGGAAATATGTTTGGTTAAGTGGTCTGCCAGATAGCGTGGTTAGCTGCGTGCCAAATGAAAAGCTGGAAAGATGCATCAAGTGCTGAATAAAGCAATAAGGCCCAGTGGAATGTAAAACAATGGCTCCTTCCAGGTGGTGGGGTGCTGTAAGCGGCGTGGGGGGAATTGGATGAGACAGAAAGCTCGTCTGGCTTCCTGGCTGTTAGCACTGGACTTGGCAGCTCTCGACCAGGGACATGCTGACAGGTAGGCACGCCTGTCACACATAAGTGCCTCCTCGCACAACCCTGAGCCCTGTAGGGCAGGTCGACCCTCCTGTGTTCATCTCACAGGCCCAGACTCACAATCGAGCCACAGATCGCGGTGGGAAACAGGGGCATGTGTCATAGCCTTTACACGGTTGAAAGAGCCTGTAAGGTGAGAGAAAGGCCACAGGTGACAACGTACAAATGTGCTATGCACAATAGTAATTATATTCCTCATTAGAGAGACAACTTATATAAATAGATTATGCTTGAGGTGGAGTGTTTCTTCAACCAGGTGCATTATAATAAGATTTGTCACAAACAATTCAAGTGCACAGActaaaaccattttttttagacattttttaaacatttgttaaaaTGACTTTCATAGCAATTGATCATCAGTGTGTCTAACAAAGTAATTTGTTTCACGTTATAGGCTAAGTCAGATTTATTAATATAGTTTGTGAAATACAGCAGGAGTTGAGGAAAGGATATTACAAAATTGGCGAAACAGAACAATATCCATGATGAAGGtaaatgagatttaaaaaatcgGGAGATTAACAGAATCATGAGAcacaatcaataaatcaatatatttcATGTATTCATGAGTATTTTCAGACAGGAAATCCAGAACAACTCTGTACAtttgtttcacatttgtttCACATCTGTTAGGAACATCATCACCATGCTGACTCCTCTGGATAATCCCCTGCTGTTTTCTTACATGGTCTCATacggacattatccagagtttctcctgccagctcccGAGTGAAAACCTGACTAAGATATTTGGGTTGTCACCTGCAGAATATTGCCCATATCAACAAATGTCATCTACCCCTTTAATGACGTAATGTACAGTCAATGCCATCAAGAGAGAGAGGCGCAGGAATTTACTATCTCAATGGTGGAGCTGTTTTCCCCTTGTAAGCTACAAGCCCatcaaaatgtatgtaaatatatgtatttaaatgatttgaGACCTACAGTACAGTAGCATACATAATAAGTcaaatatgtgtgtctgtgtgtgtgtgtgtgtgtgtgtgtgtgtgttcccaggcAGGGAATATCCTTATTTATTTAGATTACCTTACAGTGACCTTTGCTGTTGAAGCTGGATGTTTGCATAGCCCGGCCTGATTGTTTTGACTGTAGCAGCTCCCTCAGCTTGTTTTCCTCAtgaaagtatttaaatacatttatttgtttatttttttaattaattccgtgacatttaaaaaaaaaaaaaatctattttttctgctgtttcatcTCATGCCTGCTTACGACAGAGCACAGggactttttttcatgatatTTAACAGCACTAACATTCAAAGTGCAAAGGACCAGACAGGTTTTTAATTTTCCCAAGGTTGTGAAGGGCTCTTCAGTGATATTATTAATCTAATTTAAAGCTGTAAATCCTTCTCCTTGTGTTCGCTGGATCTCATATCGATCGTTCTCTGCACGTATAGGAAATCAAAGTCGCAGAGAAGTGGGAACTCATCTGATTTCCTGCAATAAATTTGTCTTTGAACGTCTCCAGATGCCCTGATATTGATGCCTGGGTGTGGACGTTGAATGTATTGATCCTGGTGTGGGTTTTGACCTGTTCGAGGAAGACAAAGCGCTCTGGCCTCGTCTCCTGGCCTTCAGCCACACTTGCATATCTCAGACACGTTTTCTAACAAGCTGTCTGGCTAAATGTTTTTCGGTGGGAGAAATTACAGTATCAATTGGAAGTGACTttagagagtgagaggagaaagCAGATGGGAAGAGGGAGGATGAAAAGAGACTCCAAGAAAGATAAATTGAGATTATCCTTTTGAGATGATACACTTACATGACACTTACACTGACATAGATTGTATTTATGGCTGTTCACAGGAATGAGGAAAGTGCAATTTCAGTATAATGCGGACATTCGTTCTGCTTTAAATgtctgatttttcttttctttttctgtctttgttctttCTTATAGATGTGCTGTGGAATGCCAATgattcctcatcctcctccagttCAAATCCAATGGCAGACAAAGACTGCACTTCCCACCGCTCTTTAAACCACTGAGTTCACAAAGACAGATCTTGTCCACACCTAAACCCACTTCCTATATTCTTTGCTTCTGTCACTGCCAATCTTCACTCTCCAGCCCATCGTCATGACTTGTTTCCTGATATCAGCCTTTCTGCTGGTTTTCCAGACATATGCTGCTCCACGTGAGCTCCTCCAGCCAGGATATAGCATAACACTGGACCCCATGGACCTTGCTTCTGGACTATCAGCAAATATCACTGGAGATGAGCCCTCATCTCCACCTCCAGGAACAAGTAAAAGAGCCCCACATAGTATCATTATTGGGGTAAGGAAAGGGGGCACAAGAGCACTGTTGGAGATGCTCGATATCCACCCTGAAGTTGCTGCTGCGGCCACTGAGGTGCACTTCTTTGACTGGGATGAGAACTATGCCAAGGGCTTTGAGTGGTACCGAGATTTGATGCCCTACTCTTACCCACACCAGATCACAGTGGAGAAAACTCCTGGTTACTTCACTTCAGCCCTTGCACCGGAACGCATCTGCGCCATGAACTCCTCCATAAAGCTGCTGTTAATCTTGCGCGACCCGGCCGAGCGGGTCATCTCTGACTACACACAGGTGTACTTCAACCGGCTGGAGAACCACAAGCCAGTGCAAGCCATTGAGAACCTGCTAGTGCGTAATGGAGCCCTGAATATCAGATACAAGGCCATTCAGAGGAGCCTTTATGACGTCCATATGCGTAACTGGCTGCGTCACTTTCCCCTGGAACAAATACACATCGTAGACGGGGACGCTCTGATCCATGACCCCCTGCCAGAGCTGCAGAAGGTGGAGCGCTTCCTTAATTTGACCCCAAGGATAGTGTCCTCCAACTTCTACTTCAACCAGACCAAGGGGTTTTACTGTATCCGCAGTGACGGCCGAGAGCGGTGTCTGCACGAGTCGAAGGGACGTCCTCACCCGGCTGTCAATAGCACcatcctccagcagctccgcTCCTTCCTACAGGAACACAACCGAACCTTCTTCAGACTGGTGAAGCGCACATTTGACTGGCAATAAGAAACAACAGATCACAAATCAGACATAATGAAGCCACTACCTTGTCTGGGATGAGGCCAAAAAGGGGGCAtaaagcactttacagaacTGACATTTAACAAGCCCTTGAATAGCCTCTACACAACTGTTGTGAACTCTGGTTTCATCAGAGCTGTTTTATTTACACCATAAAAAGGGTAACGCTTTAGATTACAGTCCACAATGTACAGTTACTCCAGAAGTATGGTATAGTCTTTAGTACTCACTGAGTCAAAGAGTACAGTATACACCAATGCCTATATATGTAGTGTTGGTACTTGACAGAAAGATTTGAAGCTATGGAATAAGGGGGTAACAACTTGCGATCTACAAAGAACTTGCTGTACTTTGTATCAATACATACTTTACTAGTGGCTTTGGAGTAATTACGTTGTACATTGTGGGGCATAAACTAACGCGTAACCAAATACTGTAACTCGAGGTGTAAAGTTAAATGGAATAATTTCCAAGCTTAATAAATCATTCTCTCTGTGCTGGAAGTGTTTATGTGATCAGCGAAAAACAAGTTcacaaaactgtttttttcctccttctctcttgttTGATATTCTTGTTCTTGATAATAAATCGTTCTGCTTTCAAATGTAACAGAGAGGTG
The Platichthys flesus chromosome 12, fPlaFle2.1, whole genome shotgun sequence DNA segment above includes these coding regions:
- the hs3st1l1 gene encoding heparan sulfate (glucosamine) 3-O-sulfotransferase 1-like1, whose translation is MTCFLISAFLLVFQTYAAPRELLQPGYSITLDPMDLASGLSANITGDEPSSPPPGTSKRAPHSIIIGVRKGGTRALLEMLDIHPEVAAAATEVHFFDWDENYAKGFEWYRDLMPYSYPHQITVEKTPGYFTSALAPERICAMNSSIKLLLILRDPAERVISDYTQVYFNRLENHKPVQAIENLLVRNGALNIRYKAIQRSLYDVHMRNWLRHFPLEQIHIVDGDALIHDPLPELQKVERFLNLTPRIVSSNFYFNQTKGFYCIRSDGRERCLHESKGRPHPAVNSTILQQLRSFLQEHNRTFFRLVKRTFDWQ